The Syntrophobacterales bacterium sequence CCAACGGATAACTCGCTGTTTTTCCAAATATTTTGCACTTTTCCTGGAACGGCGTCATGTAATCCAGAAGGCGGAGCTGTATAAACGCTAAATTTTGAGACCTGACCCCCGGAGGTGAAGATGATCTGGCTTATTGGAAACAAAGGAATGTTGGGCGGGGAGGTGGAGGCCGCCTTGCGGCTGAATAAACTGGCCTGCGTCGCCACCGATCAGGAGGTCGATATCGCCGATCCGGGGGAGCTGCGGAGGTTTGCCGCGGATAAGCCGATTGCCTGGATCATAAACTGCGCCGCATATACAGCGGTGGACAGGGCCGAAGACGAGCCGGAACTCGCTTTCAAAATCAACGCCGCCGGCCCCCGCAACATCGCCCTGATTGCCAAAGAGAAGGGCGCGAAATTTATCCATATTTCCACCGATTACGTCTTTGACGGCTCGAAGGACGGGGCCTATCGGGAAGATGATGTCCCCAATCCCGCCGGCGTTTACGGAAAGAGCAAATATCAGGGCGAACTCGACATTGCCGGGAATTTGGACGAGCATTTCATAATCCGTACCGCGTGGCTCTTTGGAAAGCAGGGCAACAACTTTGTCCACACGATGCTCCGCCTGTTCCAGGAACGCAACGAGGTTCGCGTGGTTGGCGACCAGTGGGGTTCTCCGACATTCGCACCTGATCTCGCGGCGGCGCTACTGGAAATTGTGCGTGTAGATTCGAGTGCTTATGGTATTTACCACTTCACGAACGAAGGCCGGATCAACTGGCACGACTTTGCCTGCGAGATTTACCGTCTGGCCCGGGCAAACGGCCTCCTCGACAAGGATGTGCGCATCGAGAAGATCGCCACGACCGACTATCCTACCAAGGCCCCGCGCCCGCAGAATTCCTATCTTTACAAGGAGAAAATCGCCCGTGTTTTCAATATCCGCCCGCGGAGCTGGCAGGCCGCCCTTGAGTCAAAGTTTCGGGTGTCAGGTCTTGATATTTAGGTGCGCCAAGCAAAGCTTGGGCAAGGGGGAAGTGAAAGTGAGCTGAAACCTTGCGAAGGAACCCAGGGAGTAAACAACCTCCCCCGTAAAGCTGGCCGGGAGACGGGAGATGGGAAGTCGGAGCGTTCAACAGTAGCAATGAAGGGGGGGAACACCCCGTGGAGCGAAGGGAACGCCGGATAACGGGACTGCTGGAGGGAAAGACGATGGGGATGCTGAGCCTGTCGGATGTCTCAACGAAACAACAGCGGATAGCGGAAGTAGCGGGACAGATACCCGGAGCGCTCACTTCGCTGTCCCATCACATCGACCTGAACTGGTTGCATGAAGCCTACCGGAGAACCCGGAAGAGTGGAGCGCCGGGCGTGGACGGACAGACGGCCAAAGAGTACGAAAGAGAACTGGAGACAAACCTTCAGTCGCTGTTAGACCGGGCCAAATCCGGAGAGCGCTATAAAGCGCCGCCTGTGCGGCGCGTATATATTCCGAAAGGAGACGGTAGCACCAGACCTTTGGGAATACCGACGTTTGAGGATAAAGTCCTTCAACGGGCGGTGGTTATGGCGATGGAGCCGGTGTACGAGCGGGATTTTCTGGACTGTTCGTATGGTTTCCGCCCCGGACGATCGGCGCTCTCGCAATGGGGTAAAATAGGGACAGAAACCTATTTTTGAGGGCGTTCAACACAGGCGCCTCGCCGATTTCATCCTGATGAAGGAATTTTGAGCGCCAAAGCTTGCCCCATGCAAAAAACGCTAACGGGGACGGATTTGTAATCTGTCCCCGCCCTGACCCCCGAATTTTTACAGCCCTAAAAACATCGTAATAATTAACTGTGTTTATGGTTACAACCATAAAATAATGATTGCCAGAGAAACATATTCCAATCTGCTTGCAAGCTACATCGATAAACCGTTCATCAAGATCATCACCGGTCTTAGACGCAGCGGAAAATCGGTGTTGCTTGGTCTTTTGAGAGCAAGGAACTCATACATAGAGGAATTGATGAAACAAATATCCTGCTGATCAATTTCGAGAGCTTTGAGTTTTCCGAGCTTGAGGATGCAGGCAAATTGTATCGATACATAAAAAGCAAGATCACCAACAACCGGAAATACTACATTTTACTCGACGAGATACAGGAAGTAGCCTCTTGGGAGAAGGCGATAAATTCATTCCGGGTCGATTTTGCTGCGGACATATACATCACAGGTTCAAACTCGCGCCTGCTCTCCTCGGAGCTTGCCACCTATCTGGCCGGAAGATATATCGAGATGCCCGTCTATACCCTGTCGTTCCGGGAATACCTGCAATTCAGGCTTGAGTATGCAAACGTCCATGAGCCCGACATCTACGCGGAATTTAATCTTTTTTTACGAAAAGGGGGCTTCCCCGCCCTGCATGTCGGAGATTATTCCAATGAGATGGCTTACAAAGCCGTCCATGACATCTAT is a genomic window containing:
- the rfbD gene encoding dTDP-4-dehydrorhamnose reductase encodes the protein MIWLIGNKGMLGGEVEAALRLNKLACVATDQEVDIADPGELRRFAADKPIAWIINCAAYTAVDRAEDEPELAFKINAAGPRNIALIAKEKGAKFIHISTDYVFDGSKDGAYREDDVPNPAGVYGKSKYQGELDIAGNLDEHFIIRTAWLFGKQGNNFVHTMLRLFQERNEVRVVGDQWGSPTFAPDLAAALLEIVRVDSSAYGIYHFTNEGRINWHDFACEIYRLARANGLLDKDVRIEKIATTDYPTKAPRPQNSYLYKEKIARVFNIRPRSWQAALESKFRVSGLDI
- a CDS encoding ATP-binding protein, yielding MGVAWSFESKELIHRGIDETNILLINFESFEFSELEDAGKLYRYIKSKITNNRKYYILLDEIQEVASWEKAINSFRVDFAADIYITGSNSRLLSSELATYLAGRYIEMPVYTLSFREYLQFRLEYANVHEPDIYAEFNLFLRKGGFPALHVGDYSNEMAYKAVHDIYSSAILRDTIQRHGIRDVELLERVVKFVFDNVGNNFSAKSVADYFKSQNRRIDLNTVCNYLNALEGAFIIYRIPRPDPRTCQINKGADPIYHPYISRRQNAKS